Sequence from the Chlamydiota bacterium genome:
GGAGATCGTGATCGAGCGCGTCGGGATCGACGCGCGGCGCGTGACCTGCCCGGTGCTGGCGATATCCGTCTCGGCGCGCGACAGGGCGCAGGCGGCGCTCGCGAGATTCTACGGCGCGTCGCGGCTCATCTTCGAGGGGTACTCGCACGGGAGCATCCTCATCAGCCGCTTCCACGGCCCGATCACGCGGCGGGTGACGGAGTGGATGGACGCGGGGTTTCCGCGCGGCGTGACGCGCAGCTACGGGTTCAAGGAGGCCACGGTGGAGGAGACGCGGGCGAACGCGGCGAAACTGCACTACTACAGCGGATGGGCGGAACCGAGCGTCCGTGTCTGCACCCGCAGGGGGCAGGAACTTTTGCGGGTCCCGATGCGGCGCGTGCGGCGGGGGCGGTTCCACGACGAGTGGCTCTTCGAGGCCACGGTTCCGTGCGCCCCCGGGGACCGGTTCTACGTATCCTGCCGGGGGAAGGAGGACCGCCCGGCGGGGCGGGGCCTCTACGACCCGCTCGGGAGGGATCTGTACCTGATGGACGGCGAGTTCTTTTCCGCGCCGCCCCCGGCGTTCCGCCGCCCGCCCGCCTACGCGAGCCGCGACGTCTACAGCCGCGGGCTCGCCCACCATTTCCGGGTCAACGTCATGCTCCCGCGCGACTACGGCTGCGGGGCGGGCGGCCCGTACCCGGTCGCGGTGCTCAACGACGGGCAGAACCAGTGGAAAAACCAGGGCGCGCACGGCGGGTGGCACACCGACACCATCGCCGTCGACGCGGCGCGGCGCGGCCGCTGCCGCGACCTCGTCCTCGTCTCCGTCTTCTCCCACCCGCGGAGGGACCCGGCGTACCTCCCGCCGCCGCACGGCAGGGCGGACCTGTACGTCGATTTCCTCGCCGATACCCTCCTCCCCGCGCTCCGGAAGGAGCTCGACCTCTCGACGTCGCCCGGCGACGTCGGGATCATCGGCGCCTCCTACGGGGCCAACTGCGCCCTCTACGCCGGGATGCGGCGGCCCGACGCGTTCGGCCTCGTCGGGAGCATCTCCTTCGCGCATGTCCCCCGCGACCCGGTGCGGGCGGCGATGCGCGCCTCGGCGACGCTGCCGATCCGGCGGCTCTACGCGGACTGCGGGACCCGCTGGGCCTACGACCAGCCGCACCGCGACGACTCCACGGGCGCCACGCGCGAGGTCCTCGCGATCGCCGCGGAGAGGGGGAAGACGCCGGGCGTCGACC
This genomic interval carries:
- a CDS encoding alpha/beta hydrolase is translated as MSDRVPPRPAPRFETVGFEAYAGPNRLFVEGARPEMETGLEPVVFVGGAFDGSWICRQQLDYWASRGRRAYALNLRGYYRSRARGIARLTHLDYLDDILAVRRRFRLEEAVYVGYSIGGLLVQKLAELHGARALVLYDSDWPREVARMIGERPRRDASPPPVMNFWPDRAVVEEMLGRPASPAEFDALVSLFAQSYLSGRAYREIVIERVGIDARRVTCPVLAISVSARDRAQAALARFYGASRLIFEGYSHGSILISRFHGPITRRVTEWMDAGFPRGVTRSYGFKEATVEETRANAAKLHYYSGWAEPSVRVCTRRGQELLRVPMRRVRRGRFHDEWLFEATVPCAPGDRFYVSCRGKEDRPAGRGLYDPLGRDLYLMDGEFFSAPPPAFRRPPAYASRDVYSRGLAHHFRVNVMLPRDYGCGAGGPYPVAVLNDGQNQWKNQGAHGGWHTDTIAVDAARRGRCRDLVLVSVFSHPRRDPAYLPPPHGRADLYVDFLADTLLPALRKELDLSTSPGDVGIIGASYGANCALYAGMRRPDAFGLVGSISFAHVPRDPVRAAMRASATLPIRRLYADCGTRWAYDQPHRDDSTGATREVLAIAAERGKTPGVDLLGIVAEGHYHNEVFWRKRIGRCLEFLFPPN